Proteins encoded in a region of the Shewanella polaris genome:
- a CDS encoding ectonucleotide pyrophosphatase/phosphodiesterase has protein sequence MRAFAIICVFASGLFSSISCLSAGSIPTVAEKPYVLLVSIDGYRFDYNRLHNPKHLTEFAKHAAQVRQFIPSFPTVTFPNHITLVTGLYPAHHGIVSNHFYNHALQQPYSMKIKQAVTDGRFYNGVPLWSLAGQQGLKSATYFWPGSEAKIAGQRPDYWLAYNNDAPNNERVDQVLQWFNLPEAERPQFVTLYFSDVDTAGHHFGPTSNNTYQAVQNIDKAIGQLLAGIQALPFEVNVIITSDHGMANVSGFPRLYTDKLFAGNEALKAKFSFNNDAAFSLVTAIGDNKQQDLDALEVLTKKVPGLQFYRQKDIPAYLHFSDNQSIEDAVLISNQHYITNTDAGAGVTGKHGYDASVITDMNTVLYAQGPAFNHGSIEQAENIHLYPFIAHILGLTITEPIDGQLTVLAPLLAQ, from the coding sequence ATGCGCGCCTTTGCCATCATCTGTGTTTTTGCCAGCGGATTATTTTCTAGCATTAGTTGTTTATCTGCGGGGTCAATCCCTACAGTAGCTGAAAAACCTTATGTATTATTGGTTTCTATAGATGGTTACCGTTTTGATTATAACCGCCTACATAATCCTAAGCATCTAACGGAATTTGCTAAGCATGCTGCTCAGGTTCGTCAATTTATACCGTCGTTTCCCACCGTAACTTTTCCAAACCACATTACGCTTGTTACTGGATTGTATCCCGCTCATCATGGCATAGTTTCGAACCATTTTTATAACCATGCTCTACAACAGCCCTATAGTATGAAGATTAAACAAGCAGTGACCGACGGTCGTTTTTACAATGGGGTGCCATTGTGGTCATTAGCGGGTCAGCAAGGATTAAAAAGTGCGACTTATTTTTGGCCTGGATCGGAAGCGAAAATTGCAGGCCAACGACCTGATTATTGGCTGGCTTATAATAACGATGCACCGAATAATGAAAGAGTAGATCAGGTTTTACAATGGTTTAATTTACCCGAAGCTGAGCGCCCACAGTTTGTGACCTTGTATTTTTCCGATGTGGATACTGCAGGGCATCATTTTGGCCCAACATCGAACAATACCTATCAAGCAGTGCAAAACATTGATAAAGCTATTGGACAATTATTGGCTGGAATACAAGCGCTACCTTTTGAGGTCAATGTGATTATTACTTCCGACCATGGCATGGCGAATGTTTCGGGTTTTCCACGCTTATATACCGATAAACTATTTGCTGGTAATGAAGCTTTAAAAGCCAAATTTAGTTTTAATAATGACGCAGCATTTTCGTTAGTCACCGCCATTGGTGATAATAAACAACAAGATTTAGATGCCTTAGAAGTGCTCACTAAAAAAGTCCCTGGTTTGCAATTTTATCGTCAGAAAGATATTCCTGCTTACTTACATTTTAGTGACAATCAATCGATCGAGGATGCCGTGTTAATCAGTAATCAACATTATATTACTAACACTGATGCAGGTGCTGGAGTGACAGGTAAACACGGTTATGATGCCAGTGTAATAACCGACATGAACACAGTATTATATGCTCAAGGGCCTGCGTTTAATCACGGCAGCATTGAGCAGGCTGAAAATATTCATTTGTACCCTTTTATTGCCCATATTTTAGGTTTAACGATAACCGAACCTATTGATGGTCAGTTAACCGTGTTAGCGCCTTTATTAGCTCAATGA
- a CDS encoding ArsR/SmtB family transcription factor — MDIEAIAKALKELGHPTRLLIYKSVVRAGYQGIAVGGLQQKLSIPGSTLSHHISSLVSAGLISQRREGRTLFCIAEYDTLQTVIGFLQDECCADEQTPTA; from the coding sequence ATGGATATTGAAGCGATTGCTAAGGCATTGAAAGAACTAGGGCATCCGACTCGCTTGTTGATTTATAAGTCGGTAGTGCGTGCAGGGTATCAAGGTATTGCTGTGGGTGGGTTACAGCAAAAGCTGTCAATACCCGGTTCGACATTATCTCATCACATATCTAGTTTAGTGTCTGCGGGTTTAATTTCTCAGCGCCGCGAAGGGAGAACACTTTTTTGTATTGCCGAATATGATACTTTGCAAACCGTGATTGGCTTTTTACAAGATGAATGTTGTGCAGATGAGCAGACCCCGACAGCATGA
- a CDS encoding permease, producing the protein MITNNMLQETLNMFVFLTLELTTLFLLISYLVGVLQMYIPPERIQSILSDKHGKGYIIAGFLGAITPFCSCSTIPFLKGLLRAKAGFGTMMVFLFASPLLNPIIIGLFAVTFGISVTVFYFVLAMGVSIIAGYSLEKLGFEKYIKPEAFIVPATKYCKTSCCSKAEPVSKWKQIWQTTWTDFKKVLPYLIGGIAIGSLIYGFMPTELVIQYANKDNPFAIPVAAVIGIPLYIRAEAVIPLSAALASKGMGLGAVMALIIGSAGASLTEIILLKSIFKNTLVTTFLIVILSMAMLAGYLYQFLF; encoded by the coding sequence ATGATAACCAATAATATGCTACAAGAAACATTAAATATGTTTGTTTTTTTAACGTTAGAGTTAACTACGTTATTTCTGCTGATTAGTTATTTAGTCGGTGTTTTACAAATGTATATTCCGCCAGAGAGAATCCAATCAATACTCAGTGATAAACATGGAAAAGGCTATATTATCGCCGGATTTTTAGGCGCGATCACGCCTTTTTGTTCTTGTTCAACAATCCCGTTTTTAAAAGGCTTATTAAGAGCAAAAGCAGGCTTTGGCACCATGATGGTATTTTTATTTGCTAGCCCTTTACTCAACCCGATTATTATTGGCTTATTTGCGGTGACCTTTGGTATTAGTGTAACGGTATTTTATTTTGTCTTGGCAATGGGAGTATCTATTATTGCAGGCTACAGTTTAGAAAAACTCGGCTTTGAGAAATATATTAAACCCGAAGCTTTCATCGTTCCTGCAACAAAATATTGTAAAACATCATGTTGCAGTAAAGCAGAGCCTGTCAGTAAGTGGAAACAAATTTGGCAAACTACTTGGACAGACTTTAAAAAAGTGCTGCCTTATTTAATTGGCGGTATTGCTATTGGCTCGTTAATTTATGGTTTTATGCCCACTGAGTTAGTTATTCAATATGCCAATAAAGATAATCCATTTGCTATCCCGGTTGCGGCTGTTATTGGTATTCCTCTATATATACGTGCAGAGGCGGTTATTCCATTAAGTGCAGCATTAGCGTCTAAAGGCATGGGGCTTGGCGCTGTGATGGCATTAATTATTGGCAGCGCGGGCGCCAGTTTAACCGAGATTATTTTACTTAAATCTATTTTTAAAAATACTTTAGTCACAACATTTCTTATTGTAATTTTGTCCATGGCCATGTTGGCAGGCTACCTATATCAATTTTTATTTTAA